GTGACAAGAAGGACAGCCCACGTATTTCCATCGCTGGACGGTTGGTGGCGGACCTGCTCCAAGAGGCTGGGGCCGACCGTGTCCTGACCATGACGCTGCATGCGCCGCAGGTCCACGGCTTTTTCAAGGTTCCGGTGGATCACCTTTCGGCAGATTCGGTGCTGGCTCAGCACTTCCGGTCCTGCGTGGACGACGCCAGCCAGGGCGTGGTCCTGGCTCCCGACGCGGGCAGCATCAAGCGGGCCGCGGGGATCGCGCACCGTCTAGACGCTGGCCTGGCGATGGTGGACAAACAGCGCATCAGCGACACCGAAGTCAGCCCCCGAGCCATGATCGGTGATGTGGAAGGCAAGACCGTGTTTATCGTGGACGACGAGATCAGCACCGCAGGCAGCCTGATCGAAACCGTGGACATCGCCCGCAAGATGGGGGCACGGGATGTTTACGTGGGTGTGACTCACGGGGTGTACACCGGCCCCGCCATTGAGCGGATTGCCGCTCTGGGAGTGACCCAGGTGGCCAGCACCAACACTGTGCTGGTGTCTGAGGAGAAAATCGCGCAAGCAGACGGCAAACTGGCCGTGCTGGACGTGGCTCCTCACTTTGCCAACGCCATTCGCAACATCCACACCGGCGAGAGCGTCAGCACCCTGTTTAACTGATAACCCTAAGAGAGCTGCGGCCCATCCTTACACCCCTATGGTTATGGGTAAAAGGATGGGCCCTGTTTTTACTGCTCGGTAGACTGCTCACCCAGCAGGATGT
The sequence above is a segment of the Deinococcus radiophilus genome. Coding sequences within it:
- a CDS encoding ribose-phosphate diphosphokinase codes for the protein MTDTAKQTPIVDNRRSPLLVFSGQSNRPLAQSICDNLGIPLGKSSTEKFTNDNLIVRYEESLREGDIFIVQTFSTPVSDSIMELLMMIDAAKSASAGRVTAVIPYYSYARSDKKDSPRISIAGRLVADLLQEAGADRVLTMTLHAPQVHGFFKVPVDHLSADSVLAQHFRSCVDDASQGVVLAPDAGSIKRAAGIAHRLDAGLAMVDKQRISDTEVSPRAMIGDVEGKTVFIVDDEISTAGSLIETVDIARKMGARDVYVGVTHGVYTGPAIERIAALGVTQVASTNTVLVSEEKIAQADGKLAVLDVAPHFANAIRNIHTGESVSTLFN